In the genome of Pelmatolapia mariae isolate MD_Pm_ZW linkage group LG4, Pm_UMD_F_2, whole genome shotgun sequence, the window TCCTTCGTCCTCGCTTTCAAGCAGTTCAGGAGCAGCTTCGTCGTCGGAAGCCATCGTAGCCatccaggattttttttaaaaagacacaaCTCTTCGCGTGAAGAGAGTCTTTGGCGTCACGAAAGTGAAGTGGTTATTGTTTCCTCTtcgttttttctctctttttttcttctgcgcAGTTATTGGCGGTAAATTTTCAATTGGCAGCCAGGGACTGCTTTGTTCTGACATCACTTCCGGTAAAGTTCCCTAAAAAAATGGTACAGCTGTTTTGTTCTCGGCTAAAACAGCTTTTAGTCAGCAGTTCACTActttatatgtctgtgtgtaatACCTCCAAATGGAAAGTTCTCTCCTTAAATTATTAAAACTAATTTATCTTTCTGAAATAACttaatttactttaaaatgtatttttaattatttctagGCAACGTTTTGCCAAATTTTGTTCATTATCATTGAGTGGTCATATAGAGCTATACAGTACTGCTAGCTTTTGATTGGGTAGCGGACGTCATGGATAAGAAGATACTCATATGTGCAGTATGTTTGCTTGTTGTGGCCACTGTCTTTGCTTTCAGCctttaattttaatgttttagaGTTACCAAATATCCACAGAGCTTAGTTTCCTGTTTAAATACAACCTCATCTGTATATATTGATGAGAAATCGAAGCAAagatttaaaatttatttttctcaCGTCATAAGATATATTGCCACTCATTTTTTGCTTGTAACAAAGtgtctaaagatacaatttcaaAGTTGTCTGTGTTATGTAGATGCAAAAATGGTTCACATTTTGAGCTAGATGCTGAAATCTTTAAGGTATCAGTGTTAAGTTGCttactttaaagaaaagaaaatcctcTGAATATAGTCAGTTAacaggactggactgaaaataagtgaaaaagcagaCAATGTGTAAAGAAGAACAACTTTTAAAGACCtgcagaaagcctggagaactactgaAAGAATACTAAGAAAGTCTGTCTCCTTGGAAGTAAAGTGGTTTTGCAGAGTAGTGTATAAAGCTTGATTGTGCTTTTTAGTGTTGTAGCTATACAAGAGTTATTACACActttttacatgaacaaatgACAAAAATGCACTTCTAAACTATTAGAAGTTATACAGTCAGCAGATTTTTTCGGGGGGCTCTTATATTGCGAGGCAAACTTGGAGCCTCGTCTTTTTGGGGCTTCTTGGTGTAGCCCAGCTTCTTGTGACATTAAGTTCAAGACCTCTTGTTCTGTCCCCTGGTCACTGTTAatagatgtttttttaaatggaaaaaaacaaaaaacaacaacaacaacaacaaaaaaccgcGAACAATTGACAGATAATAGCTACAGGTTTTGAGAATACATTACATCCTACTTTGTTTCTCCATAAGGACTTTGTAGCCACATGTAGCCAAAGCCAGCTCAAACATGATTCAAGAAAATAAGCTTTAATGCCTCATCATGTTTTCTGATattgctgctgtgtccacatcTCCCCTGTCATGTGAAGCATGACTCAGCAATCACACTTCTCATTTGACTCAGCAGCTGGAGCTTCACAGCTGTAtaaaagaggagggagggagctGAGAGGCCATGCACTGAGGAGCAACCATTCAGAGGAACTGACCGGACACGCTGACAGCGCTAAGGATTAAAGACTCAACTCCACTTTACTGAATGTGAGTGAAATGCATTATATATGTATACTCTTACATTTTATGTACCTATACTAAACCAATGAAACCATTTGAACAGATGGACACGATGAAGAGTGCGAGGAAAAATGAGACAGGAGAAGTCGGCAGGTATGGGAGTTCACTTTACTGGTTGTTCTCAGAACAAAATCACTGGAAATTCGCAGCTTTTGCACTTAAAGACATTTTAGGACATGTTGAATGATTGTTCCCTTTCTGTGTTTCCCTTCTGGCCTCAGCGATTTATCGGAGCAGATTAAAGCAGCCACTAAGGACAACCACGTGAGGGCTGAAAACACACAGCTGATGCTGAGTTACCAGAAGGGAGAGATCACGCTGGTTCAGTATAAGGTGAAGTGTGCACAGTGGCTGGATACAAAAACCGCtttctgttccttttcttttttttctttacaatgcTCTTATAAGTGGATGTCTATCTTTATGCATCTTTTAGGTCCTGCTGTGCTCCCTCTACGAGATCTACAGGGCTCTGGAAGATGAGCTGGACAGGAATGCTTCCCATCCAGCCGTCGCACCAATTTACTTCCCTCAGGAGCTTGCCCGTGTGGAATCACTGGAAAGAGACCTGGAGCATTTTTTTGGCTCAGAGTGGAGGAAGAGAGTGATCGTCCCTGCAGCCACACACAGATACGGCCAGAGACTACGACAGGTGAGCACAGCATTTTGACATGATTCATGATTCATAACTCAGAGCGCACAAGAACCAGCGCAACACTTCCCCCTTCTTACATTCTCAGATCGGCAGAGAGAACCCAGAGCTTCTAGTGGCCCACGCCTACACTCGCTACCTCGGTGATCTCTCAGGGGGACAAGTGCTGGGAAAGATTACCCAGAAATCTCTTGGTCTGAGCAGTAAAGAGGGGCTTTCCTTCTTCCACTTCCCCGGCGTGAGCAGCCCCAACCGTTTCAAGCAGCTGTACAGGAGCCGGATGAACAGCATCGAGCTGACGGAGAAGGAGAAGGCCGCGGTGCTGGAGGAGGCCGTGCAGGCCTTTGAGCTGAACATACAGGTGAGAGACCTCAGGACGAATTTTTCTGTGCAAGCCCTGACCAAAAATGACACCAAGAATTGCTCCACAGTTCTCAGGGAACTCAGCTGAAAGAGGAACTGAAGCTAATGCATGTAGAGCCAAAATGCTGCCAACAcgctaatcttttttttttctaaccccTTGTTTCCTCGTAGGTTTTTGATGACTTGCAGAAAATGCTGAGTGTTGCAACAGAAACTGCGGACCAGCACAAAGACAGATCCCCAGCGGCCGTCCTCCCGTCGTCACCCATCGTACAGTTCACCGTGGGACTGTGCGTTGCGCTGGCCACTATTGGAGTGGGAATGTATGCTTTGTAGGCTCTACTTGCACTTATACTGGTTGTGAATCATAGATTGTACATAAGACATGGCTTTAGCTTCTGGGTTTGAAAAATGAAggcaaacaggagaagacgtaTGAATGATTTTAAAAGGAAGTCTTGAAGGTTCATGGTCTCAATCACCAGTTTAAGGCATACAGATAAAGATGAAAAGAGCTATTGTTACATCACTTATTTGTTCCTCTTGGAATTCTCTTAATTTAGAAAAATGACTCAATTTTCTTCTGAATATGACCTCAAACCAGTGATCAGGACCACAGAAAAGTCCGGAAAGTGTTTAGCGAAGTCATAAAAGGTTGTGTgtcgccccctggtggccacTGAAGAGATTGCAGTTTTAAAAGGTGCTTCCACCTTGGCTTCACATTCCAAACCCAGAAGCTACAACCAtattttgcaccgtcaaaggttCTTGCAGaacataaattacattttgtgATGTTGCAAGGCTTGGGGCTTCACTAACCAGTGAGTGGGATTGCAAaggctccatccatcttttatatacagtgtgtgACATGCACATTTTGCACTTTATTCAATTTGGCTCTGAAAGAAAATCGTGACCGAAATTTGGACAATCTGTCAACTCCAAGCCAAAGCAGTGATTTTACTTGTCATTTGTGTACATTCATCAAATCgtgtctctgtttgttttttattaaagagatcataaacaccaaaaaaagaaatactctcaacattttaatgtgaatttcaatactttattgttatttattttattaaacacgGTATGCAGACATTAAGTAACATCTTTAGCTTGATACAAAGCACTAGGACCATCTTAGCAGTGACTCTTCAGCCACCCTGTTGGCATGCATCCTGCTGTACAGAGCTACAGCTGAGATGAGACACTATTCTGGCAAACATAACACCACAAATGAATCAAAACTATTTACATCAACAACAATATGGTTATCTCAAATAGCATTTTTCTCTACTTGACTCTGTAGAGCACTTTTCTCTGCATGCGGTGCTGAAGCTCCCCCCTCCTTAACATCAGGTGGAGGACTTTGTAGATGGCATGCTCTGGATATTTCTGCAGGAAGGACAGAAAGAGGTCACTCACAGGACCCCAGACCA includes:
- the hmox1a gene encoding heme oxygenase 1a, with product MDTMKSARKNETGEVGSDLSEQIKAATKDNHVRAENTQLMLSYQKGEITLVQYKVLLCSLYEIYRALEDELDRNASHPAVAPIYFPQELARVESLERDLEHFFGSEWRKRVIVPAATHRYGQRLRQIGRENPELLVAHAYTRYLGDLSGGQVLGKITQKSLGLSSKEGLSFFHFPGVSSPNRFKQLYRSRMNSIELTEKEKAAVLEEAVQAFELNIQVFDDLQKMLSVATETADQHKDRSPAAVLPSSPIVQFTVGLCVALATIGVGMYAL